In a single window of the Rhopalosiphum padi isolate XX-2018 chromosome 1, ASM2088224v1, whole genome shotgun sequence genome:
- the LOC132927095 gene encoding uncharacterized protein LOC132927095: MYRQVLIHKEDRDYQRILWRSDPNNEIKIYKLCTVTYGLAPAGFLAVSCVNRVAEDTANVKLKEIIKNDFCVDDCLTGADTLTEAIQLRNELISVMHKAGFELSKWTANHKNLIPDTNENEASAVSMDKESVKTLGLYWEPNSDYYTYVVQTPKTNIKVTKRDIIAGLATLFDPLGLVGPVILVGKILLQDLWREKIGWDSQIPPHMQLVWDGYISCLNELNSFNIPRWLGSDNDKQIEIHGFADASMKAYGALCAKSRITPIKVISIPRLELCAALLLSRLMSTIIPALNISVSKRYFWTDSTVTLAWLAADSGKWKTFVANRVSEIHTLTNRLEWGHVKSIDNPADVLSRGCTPNELKNNTLWWHGPVWLKNNEFKCSTAYTEDYENINDIKNEERITPIVVCTTKVGALFDIDKYSSLNRLSHVVAYLLRYKNNSLSKRNNIPRITGPLNVYEISTAIKAIIKLLQGLYFSSEIKDLKGKRNVSLSSKIYKLNPFIDDDGIVRVGD; encoded by the exons atgtatcgacAAGTATTAATACACAAGGAAGATCGCGATTATCAACGCATATTGTGGAGATCCGAtccaaataatgaaattaaaatttataaattatgcacaGTTACGTACGGTTTAGCACCTGCAGGATTTTTGGCAGTAAGTTGTGTTAACCGCGTTGCTGAAGACACCGCAAACGTAAAactaaaagaaattataaaaaacgattTCTGTGTTGACGATTGTCTTACCGGAGCGGATACATTGACGGAAGCAATACAATTACGTAATGAACTAATTTCAGTTATGCATAAGGCAGGATTTGAATTATCTAAATGGACAGCAAATCATAAGAATCTAATCCCGGACACAAATGAAAACGAAGCATCGGCTGTATCAATGGATAAAGAGAGTGTGAAGACGTTGGGCTTATATTGGGAACCAAACAGTGATTATTACACCTACGTCGTTCAAACTCCGAAAACAAACATTAAGGTAACCAAAAGAGACATTATTGCTGGACTAGCAACACTATTCGATCCATTAGGTTTAGTAGGTCCAGTAATATTAGTgggcaaaatattattacaagattTATGGCGTGAAAAAATAGGATGGGACAGTCAAATTCCACCACACATGCAATTGGTGTGGGACGGTTATATCAGTTGCTTAAATGAGCTCAATTCATTTAATATACCACGTTGGCTTGGATCTGATAATGATAAACAAATCGAAATACACGGGTTTGCAGATGCGTCCATGAAAGCGTACGGcgcct TGTGTGCCAAATCTCGTATTACGCCAATAAAGGTAATTTCTATTCCTAGATTAGAACTGTGCGCGGCGCTACTCTTATCACGTTTAATGTCCACAATTATACCAGCACTTAACATAAGTGTGTCTAAAAGATATTTTTGGACAGATTCTACTGTCACTTTGGCCTGGCTAGCAGCAGATTCCGGCAAGTGGAAAACATTTGTTGCAAATCGCGTCAGTGAAATCCACACTTTAACTAATAGATTGGAGTGGGGACATGTAAAATCGATCGACAATCCAGCTGACGTATTGTCACGAGGGTGTACGCCaaacgaattaaaaaacaatacgcTTTGGTGGCACGGTCCGGTATGGTTAaagaataatgaatttaaatgctCAACAGCATACACCGAAGATtacgaaaatataaatgatattaaaaatgaagaaaGGATCACGCCTATTGTGGTGTGTACAACAAAGGTGGGCGCGTTATTCGATATTGATAAGTATTCGTCGCTGAACAGATTATCGCACGTCGTTGCGTATTTGTTACGATACAAAAACAACTCATTATCAAAACGTAATAACATTCCGCGAATTACCGGCCCGCTTAATGTATACGAGATATCAACCGCAATAAAagcaataattaaactattacaaGGCTTATATTTCTCTTCCGAAATTAAGGATTTAAAAGGCAAACGTAATGTGTCGTTGAGTAGtaagatatacaaattaaaccCGTTCATAGATGATGATGGCATCGTGCGCGTGGGTG ATTAA
- the LOC132918554 gene encoding uncharacterized protein LOC132918554: MYFCQPLLLICTILILAVHTQCKKDLKGPGRSSCCFSDFRQGYCNFSEVRVIDIPQECTSLVFNGAFVGSTFQVDNADLQINYTVLDELLKSEIDVFIYYGPSVESNWTLMFPNECSDGGKNLSKAMEGLNTFLTDHKGLAGVILTAIQSEPEESAFPTYSENFKKYVDVLRKKFPELIIGLDIFGGVLMNQYMDPKFTWLNISVIDYAIDFYAVTTEYFNLCTADFRNTGVAPLNGSNTNHTLDKLKDVLQQACIPTEKTYFTFILNPDTPDDTLTMCDVNNEKVCTQPQVACDWCVETLLSYNEKGQFAHTNGAGFIARYIDFDDPNNCCNCEKPFPTFNAILDGFNGVPTKPCDLFDLP, from the exons atgtatttttgtcaacctttacttttaatttgtacCATTCTTATCTTAGCAGTACATACGCAATGTAAGAAAGATTTAAAAG ggcCTGGAAGATCGTCATGTTGTTTTAGTGATTTTCGCCAAGGTTATTGTAATTTCTCGGAAGTTCGAGTTATAGACATACCTCAAGAGTGCACGTCTTTAGTTTTCAATGGGGCTTTTGTGGGTTCAACCTTTCAAGTTGATAACGCCGATTTACAAATCAATTACA CGGTTTTAGACGAATTATTGAAAAGTGAAatagatgtatttatatactacgGCCCTAGCGTTGAATCGAATTGGACCTTAATGTTTCCTAATGAATGTTCTGATGGAGGAAAGAATTTATCAAAAGCAATGGAAGGATTAAACACTTTTTTGACCGATCATAAGGGGTTAGCTGGTGTTATACTTACTGCTATACAGTCTGAG CCTGAGGAATCAGCATTTCCGACATAttctgaaaattttaaaaaatatgttgatgTGTTGAGAAAAAAGTTTCCAGAATTGATCATTGGATTGGATATATTCGGAGGTGTTCTAATGAATCAGTATATGGATCCAAAATTCACTT ggtTGAATATCAGCGTTATAGACTACGCTATTGATTTTTACGCTGTTACTACAGAGTACTTTAATTTATGCACTGCTGACTTCAGAAATACTGGAGTTGCTCCACTGAATGGATCAAATACCAATCATACATtg gatAAATTAAAAGATGTCTTACAGCAGGCATGTATACCAACAGAAAAAACATACTTTACATTTATACTTAACCCGGATACACCTGATGATACACTTACTATGTGTGATGTGAATAATGAAAAG gTGTGTACTCAGCCACAAGTAGCATGTGATTGGTGTGTAGAGACCTTATTATCATACaatgaaaaa ggtCAATTTGCGCATACAAACGGAGCAGGATTTATAGCTCGTTACATTGATTTTGATGACCCTAATAATTGCTGTAACTGTGAAAAACCATTTCCTACCTTTAACGCTATTCTAGATGGTTTTAATGGTGTTCCAACAAAACCTtgtgatttatttgatttaccttaa
- the LOC132927086 gene encoding uncharacterized protein LOC132927086, whose protein sequence is MCAKSCISMREIFRARPKNVSPLMGNLPKFRVDRPSRCFENCGVDYAGPFLLKCSNRRNAAAQKAYICVFVCFATKALHLELVCDLSTDAFIAALKRFISRRGLCKNIYSDNATCFVGANNKLNELKQLMSADDHKNRINQFMTGNEMIWHFIPPRAPHFGGLWEAAVHSIKKHLNRSIGSVKMTYDEFYTLLVQIESCLNSRPLTPLSTDPFDLSVLTPGHFLIGDSLSALPEPKITNLTNNLLSRWQKVQHITHQIWRRWSTEYLSQLQERSKWNKYDSSVLKIESMVLIKDQNLPPLQWHLGRVSEIFPGNDGVVCTQPQVACDWCVGTLLSYNEKGQFAHTNGAGFIARYIDFDDPNNCCNCEKPFPTFNAILDGFNDVSTKPCDLFDLP, encoded by the exons ATGTGCGCGAAAAGTTGTATATCAATGCGTGAAATTTTTAGGGCACGACCGAAAAACGTGTCACCTTTAATGGGTAATTTACCTAAATTCAGAGTGGATCGGCCAAGTAGATGTTTCGAAAATTGTGGAGTAGATTATGCAGGTCcgtttctattaaaatgcagtAATCGACGAAATGCCGCAGCTCAAAAGGCATACATATGCGTGTTCGTATGTTTCGCGACAAAGGCGTTGCATTTAGAGCTGGTGTGTGATTTAAGCACGGATGCATTTATCGCAGCTCTAAAAAGATTCATATCCCGCCGAGgtctttgtaaaaatatatattcggaTAACGCCACTTGTTTCGTAGGCGCGAACAACAAATTGAacgaattaaaacaattaatgtcGGCGGATGATCACAAAAATCgtattaatcaatttatgaCCGGTAACGAAATGATATGGCACTTCATCCCTCCACGAGCACCACATTTCGGCGGATTGTGGGAGGCGGCGGTTCACagcattaaaaaacatttaaatcgcAGTATAGGATCCGTAAAAATGACCTACGATGAGTTTTATACGCTATTAGTTCAGATTGAATCATGTCTAAACTCACGACCACTTACCCCGTTATCTACTGATCCTTTCGATTTATCTGTCCTTACTCCTGGCCATTTTTTAATAGGAGACTCACTATCAGCGTTGCCGGAGCCAAAAATAACCAACTTAACCAACAATTTATTGTCACGGTGGCAAAAGGTACAACACATTACGCATCAAATTTGGAGACGTTGGAGCACGGAGTATTTAAGTCAACTCCAGGAACGTTCCAAATGGAATAAGTATGATAGTTCCGTTTTAAAAATTGAGTCTATGGTTTTAATAAAAGATCAAAATTTGCCTCCGTTACAATGGCACCTGGGCCGTGTGAGCGAAATATTTCCGGGTAATGACGGCGTG gTGTGTACTCAGCCACAAGTAGCATGTGATTGGTGTGTAGGGACCTTATTATCATACaatgaaaaa ggtCAATTTGCGCATACAAACGGAGCAGGATTTATAGCTCGTTACATTGATTTTGATGACCCTAATAATTGCTGTAACTGTGAAAAACCATTTCCTACCTTTAACGCTATTCTAGATggttttaatgatgtttcaacAAAACCTtgtgatttatttgatttaccttaa